From the Ancylothrix sp. D3o genome, one window contains:
- a CDS encoding NAD(P)H-quinone oxidoreductase subunit 4 yields MIPAQFPWLTAIIALPLLASLLIPVLPDKTGKSVRLYALGIAVADFVLMCYAFWNHYDPTNASFQLVEKYSWVPQLGLNWAVSVDGVSAPLVLLAGFVTTLSIFGAWQVDRKPRLFYFLMLVLYAAQIGVFVAQDILLLFIMWEIELVPVYLLICIWGGPKRRYAATKFILYTAAASIFILVAGLAMAFYGNNVTFDIAALGLKDYPLGLELLLYAGLLVAFGVKLAIFPLHTWLPDAHGEASAPVSMILAGVLLKMGGYGLIRLNLELLSDAHVYFAPVIAILGVVNIVYGGFTSFGQTNMKRRLAYSSVSHMGFVLLGIASFTDVGMSGAVLQMISHGLIAALLFFLAGVTYDRTHTMALDEMGGIAQAMPKVFALFTAGAMASLALPGMSGFVSELTVFVGVTSSDIYSSSFRTVTVFLAAVGLILTPIYLLSMLREIFYGSGNAPTCSLPGFTGNGNADLGANFQDNQEAVCFGTNCVLPVNAGFDDARPREIFIAACFLVLIIGIGFYPKVATQMYDVKTVAVNAQLRDSYTQISQVNPQIYAAKFTAPRIAEPELASVSPMIK; encoded by the coding sequence ATGATACCCGCTCAATTTCCTTGGCTTACAGCTATAATCGCGCTGCCACTTCTTGCATCCCTCCTCATCCCCGTACTGCCAGACAAAACCGGCAAGTCCGTGCGGCTGTACGCCCTGGGGATCGCGGTAGCAGATTTTGTCTTAATGTGCTACGCCTTTTGGAATCATTACGATCCAACCAACGCAAGCTTTCAACTCGTTGAAAAATATTCTTGGGTGCCGCAGTTGGGCCTCAACTGGGCGGTTTCTGTAGACGGTGTTTCAGCCCCTCTGGTACTTTTAGCAGGTTTTGTAACAACTCTTTCTATATTTGGGGCGTGGCAAGTAGATCGCAAGCCACGCCTTTTCTATTTTTTAATGCTTGTGCTTTATGCAGCCCAAATTGGGGTGTTTGTAGCCCAAGATATTTTGCTGCTGTTCATCATGTGGGAAATTGAACTCGTCCCCGTTTATTTGCTCATCTGTATTTGGGGCGGGCCAAAACGTCGCTACGCAGCAACTAAATTTATCCTCTATACCGCAGCGGCTTCTATCTTTATCTTAGTAGCCGGTCTGGCAATGGCTTTCTATGGCAATAATGTCACCTTTGATATTGCTGCTTTAGGTTTAAAAGATTATCCTCTTGGTTTGGAATTGCTGCTTTACGCCGGTTTGTTGGTGGCTTTTGGTGTGAAACTGGCGATTTTCCCTCTCCACACTTGGTTACCAGATGCTCACGGTGAAGCCTCGGCCCCGGTTTCAATGATTTTGGCCGGTGTTCTCTTGAAAATGGGCGGTTATGGTTTAATTCGCCTCAATTTAGAACTGCTCTCCGATGCTCACGTTTACTTCGCGCCGGTTATAGCGATTTTAGGTGTTGTCAATATTGTGTACGGCGGTTTTACTTCTTTTGGCCAAACCAATATGAAGCGCCGGCTCGCCTATTCCTCGGTTTCCCACATGGGTTTTGTTCTCCTCGGTATAGCCTCTTTTACTGATGTGGGAATGAGCGGTGCAGTGTTACAAATGATCTCTCACGGTTTGATTGCCGCTCTGCTGTTCTTCTTGGCCGGTGTTACCTACGACCGCACCCACACAATGGCCCTTGATGAAATGGGCGGTATTGCTCAGGCAATGCCAAAGGTGTTTGCTTTGTTTACTGCCGGTGCAATGGCATCGCTGGCACTTCCGGGGATGAGCGGTTTTGTTAGCGAATTAACGGTTTTTGTTGGTGTCACTTCCAGCGATATCTACAGTTCTAGTTTCCGCACAGTTACGGTGTTTCTCGCAGCGGTGGGGCTTATCCTCACGCCGATTTACCTGTTGTCAATGTTGCGGGAAATCTTCTACGGTTCTGGGAATGCTCCGACTTGTTCGTTACCCGGATTTACTGGTAATGGCAATGCCGATTTAGGGGCAAATTTCCAAGACAATCAAGAAGCGGTTTGTTTTGGTACTAACTGTGTTCTGCCTGTGAATGCCGGTTTTGATGATGCCAGACCTCGTGAAATTTTCATCGCTGCCTGTTTCTTGGTTTTAATCATCGGTATCGGTTTTTACCCCAAAGTTGCTACCCAAATGTATGACGTGAAAACTGTGGCGGTAAATGCTCAACTCCGTGATTCTTATACACAAATCTCGCAAGTCAATCCTCAAATCTATGCAGCGAAATTTACTGCTCCTCGCATCGCTGAGCCTGAGTTGGCTTCGGTTTCGCCAATGATTAAGTAA
- a CDS encoding carboxylesterase, translating to MTDYPTLTQKIIHDINTQEASLPLFDEKCASRFFFHPQPTKKVFLFFHGFTAVPYQFEPLGKALYQAGYNVLIPLQPGHGIAGNWNADNPPPLPESLHTYTEFCYHWLEIAQTLGEKVIIGGLSTGGVLAANIALETPEKIEKALLFAPYFGGTNEAVDWFVKLVNIYFKWIRPAGREHFGYEGFEMPKLRILLELGEDILNRVTTQPTAPIFVISSAADQAVDPKEQDHLFKASLNLEPKSWFYSFDKSLGIPHTMMTREEGNNYIELLISIAKAYIETDLTWYELQELRWHIAQGKSFETAIKELNLAQRVYPSLAAMLPKIITPNS from the coding sequence ATGACTGATTATCCCACCCTCACCCAAAAAATTATTCACGACATAAACACTCAAGAAGCAAGCCTCCCCCTTTTTGACGAAAAGTGTGCATCTCGCTTTTTTTTCCATCCCCAACCTACAAAAAAAGTATTTCTATTTTTTCACGGTTTTACCGCCGTTCCCTATCAATTTGAACCGCTTGGGAAAGCTTTATATCAAGCCGGTTATAACGTCCTTATTCCCTTACAACCAGGACACGGAATCGCCGGCAACTGGAACGCCGATAACCCCCCACCCCTCCCCGAAAGCCTCCACACTTACACAGAATTTTGCTATCACTGGTTAGAAATTGCTCAAACTCTCGGCGAAAAAGTCATTATCGGCGGCTTATCCACCGGCGGCGTTTTAGCCGCAAACATTGCCCTAGAAACACCAGAAAAAATCGAAAAAGCCTTACTTTTTGCTCCCTATTTTGGCGGTACAAATGAGGCTGTTGATTGGTTTGTTAAACTGGTAAATATTTATTTTAAATGGATAAGGCCGGCGGGAAGAGAGCATTTTGGTTATGAAGGTTTCGAGATGCCAAAACTAAGAATTTTGCTAGAACTCGGAGAAGACATCTTAAACCGCGTTACAACACAACCAACAGCCCCAATATTTGTTATTTCCAGCGCAGCGGATCAAGCAGTTGATCCAAAAGAACAAGACCACTTATTTAAAGCCTCTTTAAACCTTGAACCTAAATCCTGGTTTTATAGTTTTGATAAAAGCCTTGGTATTCCTCACACCATGATGACGAGGGAAGAAGGAAATAATTATATTGAATTGTTAATTTCCATTGCTAAAGCCTATATCGAAACTGATCTAACTTGGTATGAACTGCAAGAACTACGCTGGCACATTGCCCAAGGAAAAAGCTTTGAGACAGCTATCAAAGAACTTAACCTCGCTCAGCGCGTTTATCCCAGTTTAGCTGCTATGTTACCTAAAATAATAACTCCAAACTCCTAA
- a CDS encoding glycoside hydrolase family 31 protein, translating to MSILKSITQRLEYFRGTLFYIGYTPKAYQYSRKRDAIEKQFPRTPTQEPFPNPGKLLEAKPTPRGAHFFFEKAELQITYLTPDFALVNWLPGEPPVPYAIARHQWPEVDTILEETGQSWTIIPATSEETPNTLKINISLDGSLKYYNKAGQLFRQENPPQSKENGWIHTAPLRKEEHIYGLGERAFPLNLRDPKDGRTQVTYKMWNYDAAGTYGAGSDPMYLCIPVYIGIHQEGSYLIFYENSFEANFTLNENAIADFEGGSLRYYITTGTPQHLIERYTELTGRSPLPPRWALGYHQSHWGYRTEEAVKKEAEDFKKYNLPLSAIHLDIDVQVGFRAFTIDPDRFPKLPEFIKELLDQNVRFIAIMNPGVKYSRESNLFLEGQLLNAFCKLPNGELVSGPVWPGWCVFPDFTKPTVRHWWSRQYEYLLDVGVAGFWHDMNEPAAFILWGDRSLPKPTQHYMEGRGGDHREAHNIYGLMQAKAGYESLRNHRTNLRPFIVSRAGWAGLQRYAWTWTGDIECTWTALKLTISTVTGLGLSGIPYSGPDTGGFQGNPSAELYLRWFQMSTFLPFFRTHSSNNVSHRAPWTYGEPYLTIMRDFLQLRYRLMPYFYTLAWQTSQKGYPLVRPVFWSDPEDPKLWGIDDAFLLGDSLLVCPIVIEGETSRKVTLPKGRWYNFWNDEILESSTQITIDAPLEKIPIFVKEGSIIPMEENNELTLHIYPCSQTTTESFMYSDSGDGYGETRLDIFRMNQNKDQLEITWQQQGGYPFPYNSIRVEFHGMEPHKISLDGSETTPQSKYINCQPFEKLSVIGE from the coding sequence ATGTCTATCCTCAAAAGCATAACCCAAAGATTAGAGTATTTTCGTGGCACCTTATTTTACATAGGCTACACCCCGAAAGCCTACCAATACTCTCGCAAACGCGACGCCATAGAAAAACAATTTCCCCGCACACCAACCCAAGAACCTTTTCCCAACCCTGGCAAACTACTCGAAGCCAAACCAACCCCCAGAGGTGCACATTTCTTTTTTGAAAAAGCCGAACTCCAAATCACCTACTTAACGCCTGATTTTGCCCTCGTAAACTGGCTTCCTGGTGAACCACCGGTACCATACGCAATAGCCCGTCATCAATGGCCTGAAGTTGATACAATACTCGAAGAAACCGGCCAAAGTTGGACAATAATACCGGCTACTTCTGAAGAAACGCCCAACACCCTAAAAATAAATATCAGCCTTGATGGAAGCCTGAAATACTATAACAAAGCCGGCCAACTATTCCGCCAAGAAAACCCACCCCAAAGCAAAGAAAACGGCTGGATACACACAGCACCACTGCGGAAAGAAGAACACATTTATGGCTTAGGAGAACGTGCTTTTCCTCTCAACTTGCGCGATCCCAAAGACGGCAGAACCCAAGTCACTTATAAAATGTGGAATTACGATGCCGCTGGAACCTATGGTGCCGGTTCTGATCCCATGTATCTTTGCATACCGGTTTATATTGGCATCCATCAAGAAGGTAGCTATTTAATCTTTTATGAAAACTCCTTTGAAGCCAACTTTACCCTCAATGAAAACGCCATTGCCGACTTTGAAGGTGGTTCATTACGCTACTACATAACAACCGGCACACCCCAACACTTAATCGAACGCTACACCGAACTCACCGGACGCTCACCTCTACCCCCGCGCTGGGCATTAGGCTATCATCAATCACACTGGGGATATCGCACCGAAGAAGCAGTTAAAAAAGAAGCAGAAGACTTTAAAAAATACAACCTTCCCCTCAGCGCCATTCACCTTGATATTGATGTCCAAGTGGGATTTCGTGCCTTTACAATAGACCCAGATCGCTTTCCCAAACTTCCAGAATTTATCAAAGAATTACTCGACCAAAATGTAAGATTTATTGCTATTATGAACCCCGGCGTTAAATACAGCCGGGAAAGCAATTTATTCCTCGAAGGACAACTTTTAAACGCCTTTTGTAAACTCCCCAACGGCGAACTCGTCAGCGGCCCCGTTTGGCCCGGCTGGTGTGTATTTCCCGACTTCACAAAGCCCACCGTCCGTCATTGGTGGAGTCGGCAATACGAATACCTTTTAGACGTCGGCGTGGCCGGTTTTTGGCACGATATGAACGAACCAGCCGCCTTTATACTTTGGGGCGACCGTTCCCTACCCAAACCCACCCAGCATTATATGGAAGGCCGAGGCGGCGACCACCGCGAAGCTCACAACATATACGGATTAATGCAGGCTAAAGCCGGTTACGAAAGCCTGCGAAACCACCGCACAAACCTACGTCCCTTCATCGTTTCGCGTGCTGGGTGGGCCGGCCTGCAACGCTACGCCTGGACATGGACAGGCGACATCGAATGTACCTGGACAGCCTTAAAACTCACGATCTCCACCGTTACAGGTTTAGGACTCTCCGGTATCCCCTACAGTGGGCCAGACACCGGCGGTTTCCAAGGCAACCCCTCCGCAGAACTTTACCTGCGCTGGTTCCAAATGTCCACTTTCCTGCCCTTCTTCCGCACCCACTCCTCAAATAACGTCTCACATCGCGCCCCTTGGACTTACGGGGAACCCTATCTCACAATAATGCGTGATTTTCTCCAATTGCGCTATCGTCTGATGCCGTATTTTTATACATTGGCATGGCAGACCAGTCAAAAGGGATATCCCCTTGTGAGGCCGGTGTTTTGGAGTGATCCCGAAGATCCTAAACTTTGGGGAATAGATGATGCCTTTTTATTAGGAGATTCGCTATTAGTTTGCCCCATCGTTATTGAAGGGGAAACCTCACGCAAAGTTACCTTACCCAAAGGCCGGTGGTATAACTTCTGGAACGATGAAATTTTAGAAAGTTCCACCCAAATAACTATTGATGCACCTCTCGAAAAAATTCCCATTTTTGTCAAAGAAGGTAGCATCATTCCAATGGAAGAAAACAACGAATTAACCCTGCATATTTACCCCTGCTCCCAAACCACTACCGAATCATTTATGTATAGCGATAGTGGCGACGGATATGGAGAAACTCGCCTCGACATTTTCCGCATGAACCAAAACAAAGACCAACTCGAAATCACCTGGCAACAACAAGGCGGTTATCCTTTTCCTTACAACAGCATCCGCGTAGAATTTCACGGCATGGAACCCCACAAAATCAGCCTAGACGGCAGCGAAACCACGCCCCAAAGCAAATATATCAACTGCCAGCCTTTTGAAAAGTTATCTGTCATCGGTGAGTAA
- the ftsH3 gene encoding ATP-dependent zinc metalloprotease FtsH3 — MNKRWRNAGLYALLAIVVIALFTAFFDKQPPSRQTLRYSQFIEEVQSKKVDKVSISADRTRALVQAQDGKFLVNLPPNDPALFDILSDNKVNIEVLPQNDEGFWVKALSGLFFPALLLVGLFFLLRRAQNGPGSQAMNFGKSKARVQMEPNTQITFGDVAGIDQAKLELTEVVDFLKNADRFTAVGAKIPKGVLLVGPPGTGKTLLAKAVAGEAGVPFFSISGSEFVEMFVGVGASRVRDLFEQAKANAPCIVFIDEIDAVGRQRGAGLGGGNDEREQTLNQLLTEMDGFEGNTGIIIIAATNRPDVLDAALMRPGRFDRQVVVDRPDYSGRLDILKVHSRGKTLGKDVDLEKIARRTPGFTGADLSNLLNEAAILAARRSLTEIAMDEINDAIDRVLAGPEKKDRVMSEKRKTLVAYHEAGHALVGALMPDYDPVQKISIIPRGRAGGLTWFTPSEERMDSGLYSRSYLQNQMAVALGGRLAEEIIFGEEEVTTGASNDLQQVARVARQMVMRFGMSERLGPVALGRQQGNMFLGRDIMAERDFSEETAAAIDEEVRSLIDVAYKRAKEVLLNNRHVLDKLAEMLIEKETVDAEELQELLATNEVKMAAIA; from the coding sequence GTGAATAAACGGTGGAGAAACGCAGGACTCTACGCCCTGCTGGCGATAGTCGTCATCGCCCTATTTACAGCATTTTTTGACAAACAACCGCCGAGCCGGCAAACCTTACGATACAGTCAATTTATCGAAGAAGTCCAAAGCAAAAAAGTAGATAAAGTCAGTATCAGTGCAGATCGTACCCGCGCTTTAGTCCAAGCCCAAGACGGCAAATTTTTAGTCAACTTGCCTCCCAATGACCCAGCCCTCTTTGATATCCTCAGCGATAACAAAGTCAACATCGAAGTTTTACCCCAAAACGATGAAGGCTTCTGGGTTAAAGCCCTCAGCGGTTTATTTTTCCCCGCTTTACTATTAGTTGGCTTATTCTTCTTACTGCGCCGCGCCCAAAATGGCCCAGGTTCCCAAGCGATGAACTTTGGCAAGTCTAAAGCCAGAGTCCAAATGGAACCCAACACCCAAATTACTTTTGGCGATGTGGCCGGTATTGACCAAGCCAAACTTGAACTCACCGAAGTTGTAGACTTTTTGAAAAACGCCGACCGCTTTACGGCTGTTGGTGCAAAAATTCCGAAAGGTGTGCTGCTTGTTGGCCCTCCGGGGACTGGTAAAACCCTGTTGGCTAAAGCTGTTGCTGGTGAGGCCGGTGTGCCTTTCTTCAGTATTTCCGGTTCTGAGTTTGTGGAAATGTTCGTTGGTGTTGGTGCTTCCCGCGTTCGTGACCTTTTTGAGCAAGCGAAAGCTAATGCGCCTTGTATTGTGTTTATCGATGAAATTGACGCGGTAGGTCGCCAGCGTGGCGCCGGCCTTGGTGGTGGAAACGATGAACGCGAACAAACTCTCAACCAGTTACTTACCGAAATGGACGGTTTTGAGGGGAACACCGGCATCATTATTATTGCCGCAACGAACCGCCCCGACGTCCTCGACGCTGCTTTAATGCGTCCGGGCCGGTTTGACCGTCAAGTGGTTGTGGATCGTCCCGACTACTCTGGCCGGTTGGATATCCTCAAAGTCCACTCTCGCGGTAAAACTTTGGGTAAAGATGTCGATCTCGAAAAGATTGCCCGCCGTACTCCTGGTTTCACCGGCGCCGATCTTTCCAACTTGCTGAATGAAGCTGCTATTCTGGCAGCCCGCCGCAGCCTTACGGAAATTGCGATGGATGAAATTAACGATGCCATCGACCGTGTGCTGGCCGGCCCAGAAAAGAAAGACCGCGTGATGAGCGAAAAACGCAAGACTTTGGTTGCTTACCACGAGGCCGGTCACGCTTTAGTCGGTGCTTTGATGCCAGACTATGACCCAGTGCAAAAAATCAGCATTATTCCTCGCGGACGGGCCGGTGGTTTAACTTGGTTCACACCAAGTGAGGAACGGATGGACTCTGGCTTGTATAGCCGGTCTTATTTGCAAAACCAAATGGCGGTAGCTTTGGGCGGTCGTCTTGCCGAAGAAATTATCTTTGGTGAGGAAGAAGTGACTACCGGCGCCTCCAATGACTTGCAACAAGTTGCTCGCGTGGCGCGCCAAATGGTGATGCGCTTTGGGATGAGCGAACGTCTGGGGCCGGTGGCTTTGGGCCGGCAACAAGGCAATATGTTCTTAGGCCGCGATATCATGGCAGAACGCGATTTCTCGGAAGAAACCGCCGCCGCCATTGATGAAGAAGTCCGCAGCTTAATTGATGTTGCTTACAAACGTGCTAAAGAAGTGTTGCTCAATAACCGGCACGTTTTGGATAAATTGGCAGAAATGCTGATTGAAAAAGAAACTGTTGATGCTGAAGAATTGCAAGAATTGCTTGCTACCAACGAAGTGAAAATGGCAGCTATTGCTTAA
- a CDS encoding glycosyltransferase, whose amino-acid sequence MRKLYFLVPGTGGKFACGGLWAELKTLNLAKQICEAEVVTYRQREKDTLFLEDVLKQGNLDDAIFVISWGFDVPKLARQLKGYQVIYHAHSAGYGFSLPGDIPIITVSRNTMGYWGQKSPNSLIYYLPNQISDEFNNRNIARDIDILVQARKSSRYLMKKLVPVLEKECNVCVVSSYIEDLPALFNRAKVYLYDSAEYWAMQGVSEGFGLQPMEALACGCVVFSSVNGGLSDYLDPGFNCYKIGAYSRDFDVRRILKVVNKGEVLSLSEEVLREYRGENVVKRFGVILSEINEFFDAKSSGDTVIRGLPKMGRFRLLADKVVKKFGKKYFN is encoded by the coding sequence GTGAGAAAGCTTTATTTTTTGGTGCCGGGAACAGGTGGAAAGTTTGCTTGTGGTGGGTTGTGGGCTGAGTTAAAAACCTTAAATCTGGCAAAACAAATATGTGAGGCGGAAGTTGTTACTTACCGACAGCGAGAAAAGGATACTTTGTTTTTAGAAGATGTTTTAAAACAAGGGAATTTGGATGATGCTATTTTTGTAATTAGTTGGGGGTTTGATGTGCCTAAGTTGGCGCGTCAACTTAAGGGTTATCAGGTAATTTATCATGCTCACAGTGCTGGGTATGGGTTTAGTTTGCCGGGGGATATTCCTATTATTACGGTAAGTCGGAATACGATGGGATATTGGGGGCAAAAGTCGCCGAATTCGCTGATTTATTATTTGCCAAATCAAATTTCTGATGAATTTAATAATAGAAATATAGCGCGAGATATTGATATTTTGGTGCAGGCGCGGAAGTCGTCGCGGTATTTGATGAAAAAGTTGGTGCCGGTGTTGGAAAAAGAGTGTAATGTCTGTGTGGTGAGTTCATATATAGAAGACTTACCGGCGCTTTTTAATCGGGCTAAAGTTTATTTGTATGATTCGGCGGAATATTGGGCAATGCAGGGAGTGAGTGAGGGTTTTGGGTTGCAACCTATGGAGGCTTTGGCGTGTGGTTGTGTGGTGTTTTCGAGCGTCAATGGTGGGCTTTCTGATTATTTAGATCCGGGTTTTAATTGTTATAAAATTGGGGCATATTCGAGGGATTTTGATGTGAGGCGGATTTTGAAAGTGGTTAATAAAGGGGAGGTTTTGAGTTTGTCTGAAGAGGTTTTAAGGGAGTATAGAGGAGAAAATGTGGTTAAGCGTTTTGGGGTAATTTTAAGCGAAATTAATGAGTTTTTTGATGCCAAATCTTCTGGGGATACTGTGATTCGGGGTTTGCCAAAGATGGGCCGGTTTCGGTTGTTAGCGGATAAGGTAGTTAAAAAGTTTGGGAAGAAATATTTTAATTAA
- a CDS encoding Txe/YoeB family addiction module toxin yields MSRKIVFEYSAFADFNDWVKLDKKIYRKIIELIKDIDRSPFEGLGKPEPLKYELSGFWSRRIDNEHRLVYQVTDQEILIVACKYHYSE; encoded by the coding sequence ATGAGCAGAAAAATTGTTTTTGAATATTCTGCTTTTGCAGATTTTAATGACTGGGTTAAATTAGATAAAAAGATTTATCGGAAAATTATCGAATTGATTAAAGATATAGACCGATCACCATTTGAAGGATTGGGGAAACCAGAGCCTCTGAAATACGAGTTAAGTGGTTTTTGGTCTAGGCGGATTGATAATGAACATCGTTTAGTTTATCAAGTGACGGATCAAGAAATTTTGATTGTGGCTTGTAAGTATCATTACAGTGAATAG
- a CDS encoding homoserine dehydrogenase — translation MTFKVGLLGLGTVGTGTAEILLSPAGRLPLLKEIEIYRVGVRSLDKSRTLQIDKTLLTTDLESIVNDPEVDIVVELLGGLEPARSLILKAIANGKHVVTANKAVIARFGPEIFTAANEKGVYVLLEAAVGGGIPVIQPLKQSLGANRITSVMGIVNGTTNYILTRMTTEGADFGEVLADAQKLGYAEADPTADVDGFDAADKIAILASLAFNGRIKLEEVYKEGIRNVSAADIAYADKLGFIIKLLAIAKREEGSTEESDRLQLRVHPTLLPKSHPLASVNGVYNAILVEGEPLGQVMFYGRGAGAGPTASAVVSDIMNIAAVLKTETVPIPHPLISCSHQHYCSVGPVEDVVSRFYTRFLTNDQAGVIGKLGTSFGNHGVSLESIVQIGMRDNLAEIVVVTHDVREGNFRAALDEIRTSGAVDSIPSILRVL, via the coding sequence GTGACTTTTAAAGTAGGATTGCTAGGATTAGGCACCGTCGGCACCGGCACCGCAGAAATATTACTTTCCCCAGCCGGTCGTCTTCCATTGCTAAAAGAAATCGAAATCTATAGAGTCGGAGTACGTTCTCTCGATAAATCCCGCACTTTACAAATAGACAAAACTCTGCTAACAACAGACCTCGAATCAATCGTCAACGATCCAGAAGTTGATATCGTTGTAGAATTACTAGGTGGACTCGAACCGGCACGCTCATTAATTCTCAAAGCCATCGCCAACGGCAAGCACGTCGTCACCGCCAACAAAGCCGTCATTGCCCGTTTTGGCCCCGAAATCTTCACCGCCGCTAACGAAAAAGGCGTTTATGTCTTGCTAGAAGCTGCTGTGGGTGGCGGTATTCCCGTCATTCAACCCCTCAAACAATCCCTCGGCGCCAACCGCATCACAAGCGTTATGGGCATTGTCAACGGTACCACTAACTATATCCTTACCCGCATGACCACAGAAGGCGCCGACTTTGGCGAAGTGCTCGCCGACGCCCAAAAACTCGGTTATGCTGAGGCCGATCCTACTGCTGACGTCGATGGCTTTGATGCAGCCGATAAAATTGCAATTTTGGCCTCTTTAGCCTTTAATGGTCGCATCAAGTTAGAGGAAGTATATAAAGAAGGCATCCGCAATGTCAGCGCCGCCGATATTGCTTATGCCGATAAACTGGGATTTATTATCAAACTTCTAGCCATTGCTAAACGTGAGGAAGGCAGCACCGAAGAAAGCGACCGCTTGCAGTTGCGCGTACATCCGACACTTTTGCCAAAAAGTCATCCGTTGGCAAGTGTGAATGGAGTTTATAATGCAATTTTGGTGGAAGGCGAACCCCTTGGTCAGGTGATGTTTTATGGACGTGGTGCTGGGGCCGGCCCAACTGCCAGCGCCGTTGTTTCAGATATTATGAATATTGCCGCAGTTCTAAAAACTGAAACAGTGCCGATTCCTCACCCGTTAATTAGTTGCTCTCACCAACATTACTGTAGTGTGGGGCCGGTGGAGGATGTTGTGAGCCGTTTTTATACTCGTTTTCTCACAAATGACCAAGCCGGCGTGATAGGCAAACTCGGTACGAGTTTCGGTAATCACGGAGTCAGTTTAGAGTCTATTGTCCAGATTGGAATGCGGGATAATTTGGCAGAAATTGTCGTAGTAACTCACGATGTGAGAGAAGGTAATTTCCGTGCCGCCCTGGATGAAATTCGCACATCTGGTGCGGTGGATAGCATACCGAGTATCCTGCGTGTATTGTAA
- the gatC gene encoding Asp-tRNA(Asn)/Glu-tRNA(Gln) amidotransferase subunit GatC — MIDREQVRKVAHLARLELTPKEEEQFTTQLSSILDYFEQLAELNTDNVPPTTRAIDVSNITRVDKLEACPDREAILNCAPEREEEFFRVPKIL; from the coding sequence ATGATTGACCGCGAACAAGTCCGAAAAGTTGCTCACTTAGCTCGATTAGAATTAACGCCAAAAGAAGAGGAGCAATTTACAACGCAACTTAGCAGCATTTTAGATTATTTCGAGCAATTGGCAGAACTCAATACAGACAATGTGCCGCCAACAACGAGAGCCATTGATGTTAGTAATATCACCCGCGTTGACAAATTGGAAGCGTGCCCAGATCGGGAAGCAATTTTAAACTGTGCACCTGAAAGGGAAGAGGAGTTTTTCCGAGTCCCGAAAATCCTGTAG
- a CDS encoding photosystem I assembly protein Ycf3 yields the protein MPRSQRNDNFIDKSFTVMADIILKIMPTSQKAKEAFAYYRDGMSAQADGEYAEALENYYEALTLEEDPNDRSYILYNIGLIHTSNGEQDKALEYYHEALDLNPRMPQALNNIAVIYHYRGEKAREAGNAEEAEALYDKAADYWKRAISQAPNNYIEAQNWLKTTGRSTMDIYF from the coding sequence ATGCCAAGAAGCCAACGCAACGACAACTTTATTGATAAAAGCTTTACCGTCATGGCAGATATTATCCTCAAGATAATGCCTACCAGCCAAAAAGCAAAAGAAGCCTTTGCCTACTATCGAGATGGAATGTCTGCTCAAGCTGATGGCGAATATGCAGAAGCCTTAGAAAACTATTATGAAGCCTTAACGCTTGAAGAAGACCCCAATGATCGCAGTTATATCCTTTACAACATTGGCTTAATTCATACCAGTAATGGTGAACAAGATAAAGCTTTGGAATATTACCACGAAGCGCTGGATCTCAACCCCAGAATGCCGCAAGCTTTAAATAATATTGCCGTGATTTATCATTATCGCGGTGAAAAAGCGCGCGAAGCCGGGAACGCAGAAGAAGCCGAAGCATTGTACGACAAAGCGGCTGACTACTGGAAACGCGCTATCAGCCAAGCGCCAAATAACTACATCGAAGCCCAAAACTGGCTTAAAACCACAGGCCGGTCTACAATGGATATTTATTTCTAA